AGTATGGAATGACTTCCATTGTGGTCACGCACGATATCCCGAGTGCCTTTCGGATTGGGGATCGGATTGCGTTCTTATATGAGGGGACGATTCGCTGTGTTTTGCCGCCCGAGAAAATTCGATCCCATCCGGACCCGGAGCTACGCCGTTTCATCGAAGGGATTTCGGAGGAAGAGGAGCTTGGCTAACTATGGTAGGAAGTAATGTTCCCCGCCAGGAGCTCTTGGAGATTCGGGTGGGAGCTTTTCTTTTGGCCGGTCTTTTAGTGGTGGGGTGTCTGGTCGTAGCCTTTGGGCGTTTTGGCGAGCGGTTTGAGCCCACGTACACGATCACGGTCGAGTTTCCCAATGCGTACGGGCTTTTGAAAGGGGCTCCGGTCACTTTTGCCGGGGCTCCTGTGGGGCGGGTGGCTTCGGCACCTCGACAGATCAACGAAGGAAGGGCCGTAGAAGTTGACCTTAGGATCTATTCCCGGGCCAAGATTCGAAAGGATGCCGAGTTTCGAATTGTAGAGGTGGGCATGCTGGGGGATCGCGCCGTGGAGGTGACGCCTAAGGGTGACCAGGCTCCTTTTCTCCAGAACGGGGACCGGGTTCAGGGAGTTGCCTCTGCGCGGGTGTCAGATCTTGCAGCCAGTGCCAAGCCAGTCATTCAAAATCTCGAAGCCAGTTCACAAGAGATCCGGGAACTGTTGCTCAAGGTGAATGAGAAGCTTCTGACGGACGATACGACCCGTGATCTTAAGGAAACCCTGCGGCACCTTCGTTCTGCTACCGCCCGGCTCGATACAATTCTTGCGCAGGCCCAGCGAGGGAAGGGGTCTTTGGGCCGGCTGCTGAATGATCCAAGGCTGGCAGAGGACTTAAGCGCCTTTGTTTACAACTTGCGAAAACGCGGAATCCTTTTTTATACGGATGTTGCGGGAAGAGAAGCGGAAAAGAAAAAGGACTCTAACCCATCGTTGCAATTTCGTAAAGGACACTGATTTTAGAAAAAGGGGGTGTGTCGCTGGAGAAAACTTTGGCAGCCTGGGAAGGAAATACTGTGCCAAGGAACGTTGTTGACGCCATCCTCGTAGCGGCAGGGCAAAGCCGGAGGATGGGGTTTGACAAGCTCTTTACCCCGAGGAAAGGGAAAACTCTCCTGGAGATCTGCTTGCGTCGTGTCCTATCCTTTTCTGCGCTGGGGCGGTTGGCGCTCGTCATTCCCGCCGAGCGGTTTTCCCAAGCAGCCGCACTTGCGTCCCGGCTTGGGATCGAGCAAAAGACGTGTATCGTTCCTGGAGGGCGTCGCCGGCAGGATTCGGTTTACGCGGGACTCAACGCCTTGTCGGAGGGCTCCCCATTTGTCATGGTGCATGATGCAGCTCGTCCCTTGGTGACGTGCGAGTTGATTGAGCGGGTCTGGAGAGTGGCCCTGGAGGTGGGAGCTGCAGCCTGCGGGTTGCCCAGCCGCGATACAGTGAAAGAAGCGGAAAGCGGGCAAAACTGGGTACGACGGACTTTGGATCGATCGTTGCTCTGGTTGATCCAGACCCCGCAGATCTTCCGGAGGGAAATCTTGCAAAAAGCCTACGAGGCGCTCATGAGGGACACGGTAGAAGTGACCGACGATGCGGCCGCTGTTGAGCGGGTCGGCTATCGGGTCCAGCTGGTTCCCTACGAGGGGTGGAATTTTAAAGTAACCTCCCCACCTGACTGGGAACTTGTTTGGTCTCTTTTGGAAAGAGGAGACGGGTAGGAAGATCCCCGCCGTTCTGCCTCAAAGTTTTACCTATCGAACCTCTCGATGGAGGGTATGACGCCGGAGAAAGGGATTATACTTTTTGAGTTCCAGTCTTGGCTGTTGGCCGGTTACCTTCTTTTTCGTGGTGAAGTACCTCGAGGGAGGTTTCCCCAAGGCCCGCGCCTCCGTGCATTCGAGAATCACTTGCTCCCGCGCCATAGCTGCCCTTCGACGTATAACGAAAGGAGATACTCGTCTCGATGTCAAGCAAACAAGCCAACGAGGTCAAGCTTTTGGGGGACTCTCGCGGCGAGGTGACTCCCAAGTCGCTCCTTGCTGAGCGTTGGGATGCGGGAGCAAAGCACGCGCTTTTAAGGGAAGAAAAGCGTCTGGGTCGCTTGTTCCACGATCTTCCAAAGCTTTCCGAGAGCGAGCGCGTTCATCGGCTGCGGACGGGTAGCAAACGCCTCCGAGCCTATCTCCAAATGATTCGTCCTTTCTTGCCTAAGACGGAGTATGGCCGGATCGATGCCGCTCTGAAAAAAGCTGCACGTGACCTTTCGAGCCAACGAGATGAACGGGTCATCATCCAAACGCTACGGGAAGTTCTCCCAGATTTGCCCAAACCATATCGTCCGGTTCTGGGCCGGCTTTGTGCTTCCTGGGATCGAAACGAAAGGGCACGAACCGGCAAGGATCCCTTCCTGGGGAACGGGGGATGTACATCGCTCCAAGAGCCAGAGAACGTGCTCCGTGAATGTACCGCCGTTATTCTCCGGCATCCTACGTTTCGGAGTGGTTTTCCCACAAAACTCCTTTTAGGAGTTGTAGCCACCTATCGGCGAGCCAGGAAACGCATGCGCCAAGCCGCAAAAAAAGGGGAGTCTCGGTCGTTTCATGCTTGGCGCAAGTATTGCAAGTATCTCTTTTACCAGCTCGAGCTTCTTTTGCGGTGGAGGCGGTGCCCGCGTCTTGAACGGTTGAGAAAAGAAGTTCGCTGGCTGGAGCAGACCCTGGGCAAATTGCACGATTATGTGATCCTACGGGAGAGACTCCTGGAGTGTCCTTGGCGGAGCTGTAGAAGGGCACGGAAACAATTGCAAAAACGGATCGAAGACTTGGGAGAGCGGTGCTTGGCTCGAGCACGAAAGGTTTTCCACGTTTCCTCCCAATCTTTTGGTGTCGAACTGGCTCGGGAGCTTCTGAGACCAGGTGTTCCCCCGGGTGGTTGATTCGGGCTTGGAGGGAAAAGCCGTCGAGTCCAGGATGGCGGGCGTCGCAATTACTGTTGGAGTGCCAGTTCCTTCTCGCTTTGGCCCGGGTGTTCCGGATAGAGAAGAAAACGAGCGCGCTCCTTACGAAAGGTAGCAACCCCAGGTGCCCATTTCCGAACCAGTTCCGAAGGCCGACTGTGGTGAGCTAACCATGCTCGGATCGAGCTACTCCCATACTCCTTGTACAAGAGGTTGATCTGCGAAGGCCGGCTGCGAGAAAGCACCTGGCCACATACATTGGCTTCCGAGAGGAGGTAGACGGCAAGCTCGCACAGGTTGGCCCGAGTCTTGGGATGAATCGTAAGAAAGATCGCCTTCCCTCCACGGACCGGCCGCACGGAGGCCTGAATTCTTCCCGGATCCCAGGAATTTAACTGGGCCGCTAACCGGTGGGGATCCATATGGCGGACGAGAAAATACTGGAAGGGTTCTTTCGTTCCAATCCCCACGTCAACCCCGCAAAGTTCTCCTACCAGGCCTGTAACCACGTAGTAAGCAGGGCTTCGAGGATAGGGGATGTTGGGCGAGGTCCGGATCCAACGTAAGCCCGTGTCTTCCCAGGTCATGTCCCGGGACCAACCTTCCATTGGAATGACGGAGAGCCGACACGGTGGCTGGACCCATCCCTTGGCATTGGCCATTTTTGCGATCTCTCCAGCCGTCATTCCATGGACATATGGGACAGGAACTGGGCTGACAAAAGAAGTCCACCGCGCTTCCACTAGGGGTCCTTCGACCCTTTCTCCCCCCAGCGGGTTTGGCCGATCCAGCACCACAAATTCAATCCCGTTTTCGCCCGCCGCTTTCATTGCTTCCAGCATCGTGCTTAGATAGGTGTAGCTACGGCATCCAATGTCTTGGACATCGAAGACCAGAGCATCCAACCCCCGCAGCATTTCGGAAGTCGGCCGGTTGATGCGACCGTAGAGCGAGTAGACGCGTAGGCCTGTCAGGGGGTCCCGGGTCTGCCCAACGCTTTTCCCGGCAGGAGCCGTGCCCAAAATTCCATGTTCCGGAGCAAAGAGGCAAACCAGGTGAACTCCTGGTGCCCGTTGAAGGATGACTCGAGTGGGTCGCCCTTGAGCATCGACCCCGGTTTGATTGGTGATAAGCCCGATCCGTTTGCCCCGCAGAGGCCTAAAACCGTGCTGGCGGAGGACATCAATTCCCAAAAGAACCTTCCCCCACGCCATCGTTTCGATCCCAGTCCACGCAAGCAATGCCCAAACGTAGAAGAATCGTCTCCCCTTCATGGATGCATCACTCCGGTTTCTTGGGCCCGATTTTTGCCCTTCTGCCAAAAGGGAATCAAGCCCGCCAATGAGAAGCTTTTCCAAATAGGGTTGGAGTGGAAGAGCGCTTTTGGGACACTAGCGCCTGTGCTGGAGCCAAGAAACGTGGGAGGGAGTATTGGTGGGAAAAAAGAAAAAAGAATAGCAAATGCAGTCTTGCGCTCTTGCCTCGGGAAAAAGTGGATCACCAGGCCAAAAAGGTATCCCGCAAGGAAAGCCCGATTTGCTTGCGGGAAGCTAGTCTTCTATGTCAATCCCCTAGCTCATGCAGGAGCTCTTTGGCATTGTAAAGGACTTTTTTTCTCCTTTACCACGGGGTTTGAGGAAAGATGACCCGTACAGGGAAGTTGCCTAGGGCACATTAGGGGCCAGAAGGAGCCGGAAAAAGGCCTCTTGCGAATGAGCGGGTAGTCTTTGGCTGAGGAACGGTTTTGCGCTAGCCTTGCCTGGGATCTTTAGGATAGGAGGATGGACATGACGGAAGAAGGAACGCCCATAGGATGCCGGGTAGAAAAGGACACACTTGGGCCGGTTCCAGTACCGGCGGACCGCTACTATGGCGCGCAGACAGCGAGGGCTCTCCATTTTTTTGACATTGGGGAAGAAAAAGTTCCAGCCGAATTTGTGCGGGCGCTAGGACTGGTCAAAAAAGCGGCAGCCATCGCCAACTACCGCCTAGGGCTTCTTTCGCAGCAAACGATGGAGTGGATTGTTGCGGCGGCCGAGGAGGTGCTTAAGGGCAAGCTCGATGATCACTTTCCCCTTCACATTTGGCAGAGCGGAAGCGGAACACAGACCAATATGAATTGTAATGAAGTGATCGCCAACCGGGCGATTGAACTCGCTGGTGGTGTTCTGGGCAGCAAGACTCCAGTCCATCCGAACGATCATGTGAATCTTTCCCAATCTTCCAACGATGTGATCCCGACAGCGCTCCACGTGGCTCTTGCCTGCGGTCTGGTCGAAAGACTCTTCCCCGAGCTAGAAGCGCTTGTGGGAACCTTGGAGAAACTGGGTAGCGATTTTGGGGGGATTATCAAAATTGGCCGGACTCACTTGATGGATGCCCTTCCCATTAGCTTGGGGTACGAACTCTTGGGGTATGCAGCGCAGCTACGGGTGGGTTGGAACGCGGTACGTCACGGCCTAGAAGGTCTTTACTCACTTCCCATTGGCGGGACAGCGGTAGGAACGGGTTTTAACGCTCCCCCAAAGTTTGGCCAACTGGTGGTGGAGCATCTAAGGGAGTGTACGGGCTTGCCTTTTGAGGTGGCGACCAACCGCGCATCGTTAATTGCTGGACATGAGCCTCTTTTGGTAGTCAGTTCGGCGTTTCGAACTTTGGCCGCTAGTTTGTGGAAGGTGGCCAACGATATTCGTTGGATGGCTTCCGGTCCGCGGTGCGGGTTGGCGGAAATAACGATACCAGAAAACGAACCTGGCTCTTCCATGATGCCGGGCAAAGTGAATCCTACACAGTGCGAGGCGCTTATTATGGTGGCTTTGCAGGTGATCGGAAACGACCTGACGATCGGTGTTGCGGGTGCTCAGGGAAATTTCGAATTAAACACTTGCAAGCCTCTCCTCATCCACTGCCTCCTGGGATCCTTGCGCCTTCTGGTGGATGGGTGT
This portion of the Candidatus Methylacidithermus pantelleriae genome encodes:
- a CDS encoding exo-beta-N-acetylmuramidase NamZ family protein produces the protein MKGRRFFYVWALLAWTGIETMAWGKVLLGIDVLRQHGFRPLRGKRIGLITNQTGVDAQGRPTRVILQRAPGVHLVCLFAPEHGILGTAPAGKSVGQTRDPLTGLRVYSLYGRINRPTSEMLRGLDALVFDVQDIGCRSYTYLSTMLEAMKAAGENGIEFVVLDRPNPLGGERVEGPLVEARWTSFVSPVPVPYVHGMTAGEIAKMANAKGWVQPPCRLSVIPMEGWSRDMTWEDTGLRWIRTSPNIPYPRSPAYYVVTGLVGELCGVDVGIGTKEPFQYFLVRHMDPHRLAAQLNSWDPGRIQASVRPVRGGKAIFLTIHPKTRANLCELAVYLLSEANVCGQVLSRSRPSQINLLYKEYGSSSIRAWLAHHSRPSELVRKWAPGVATFRKERARFLLYPEHPGQSEKELALQQ
- the ispD gene encoding 2-C-methyl-D-erythritol 4-phosphate cytidylyltransferase — protein: MPRNVVDAILVAAGQSRRMGFDKLFTPRKGKTLLEICLRRVLSFSALGRLALVIPAERFSQAAALASRLGIEQKTCIVPGGRRRQDSVYAGLNALSEGSPFVMVHDAARPLVTCELIERVWRVALEVGAAACGLPSRDTVKEAESGQNWVRRTLDRSLLWLIQTPQIFRREILQKAYEALMRDTVEVTDDAAAVERVGYRVQLVPYEGWNFKVTSPPDWELVWSLLERGDG
- the rpmG gene encoding 50S ribosomal protein L33 encodes the protein MAREQVILECTEARALGKPPSRYFTTKKKVTGQQPRLELKKYNPFLRRHTLHREVR
- a CDS encoding CHAD domain-containing protein, with protein sequence MSSKQANEVKLLGDSRGEVTPKSLLAERWDAGAKHALLREEKRLGRLFHDLPKLSESERVHRLRTGSKRLRAYLQMIRPFLPKTEYGRIDAALKKAARDLSSQRDERVIIQTLREVLPDLPKPYRPVLGRLCASWDRNERARTGKDPFLGNGGCTSLQEPENVLRECTAVILRHPTFRSGFPTKLLLGVVATYRRARKRMRQAAKKGESRSFHAWRKYCKYLFYQLELLLRWRRCPRLERLRKEVRWLEQTLGKLHDYVILRERLLECPWRSCRRARKQLQKRIEDLGERCLARARKVFHVSSQSFGVELARELLRPGVPPGG
- a CDS encoding MlaD family protein — its product is MVGSNVPRQELLEIRVGAFLLAGLLVVGCLVVAFGRFGERFEPTYTITVEFPNAYGLLKGAPVTFAGAPVGRVASAPRQINEGRAVEVDLRIYSRAKIRKDAEFRIVEVGMLGDRAVEVTPKGDQAPFLQNGDRVQGVASARVSDLAASAKPVIQNLEASSQEIRELLLKVNEKLLTDDTTRDLKETLRHLRSATARLDTILAQAQRGKGSLGRLLNDPRLAEDLSAFVYNLRKRGILFYTDVAGREAEKKKDSNPSLQFRKGH
- a CDS encoding class II fumarate hydratase — its product is MTEEGTPIGCRVEKDTLGPVPVPADRYYGAQTARALHFFDIGEEKVPAEFVRALGLVKKAAAIANYRLGLLSQQTMEWIVAAAEEVLKGKLDDHFPLHIWQSGSGTQTNMNCNEVIANRAIELAGGVLGSKTPVHPNDHVNLSQSSNDVIPTALHVALACGLVERLFPELEALVGTLEKLGSDFGGIIKIGRTHLMDALPISLGYELLGYAAQLRVGWNAVRHGLEGLYSLPIGGTAVGTGFNAPPKFGQLVVEHLRECTGLPFEVATNRASLIAGHEPLLVVSSAFRTLAASLWKVANDIRWMASGPRCGLAEITIPENEPGSSMMPGKVNPTQCEALIMVALQVIGNDLTIGVAGAQGNFELNTCKPLLIHCLLGSLRLLVDGCRSFRLHCLTGLAPNRERLRQLVNQSLMLVTALVPKLGYDRAAEIALLAHRQGISLREAALRTGYLTETEFDALVRPERMVGPWESEKENL